One Fibrobacter sp. UWB16 DNA window includes the following coding sequences:
- a CDS encoding NAD(P)/FAD-dependent oxidoreductase encodes MTCFRSNSYKVVICGAGPAGLMAAYQLGKLTGGTGQILLLDKKEPWKEPIFCAEAVSTHRLNDLWPIDESWVRGSLSGIYFTSPKGYKAEFYSKDCGRLLDRSKFHHAIADACVEAGVECRFDALVKSIEKVENGWNLNVQVGEEKYSLLADAFVDASGPGCRLTRGIPCLEGIESGDTDLEPGIFAVAEGIEHERDHIDLLYGSEFEGGYGWIFPRDGKEVNVGFVLSKDAKPNMPLREKLKHFIATHYPNAKIKAIYGGMIACGQSNKPLAKCGLFKAGDAASCVNPLSRSGIVEALLSGKIVAESVHEWLNATDENSRARIEASVLERWMAKLGKSHLQIARAKPGLAKIKDEQFDKAAKRLSKLPREKQTLLRIFFAVLWSCPSVIWKMRSFLH; translated from the coding sequence ATGACTTGTTTTCGTTCAAATTCTTACAAAGTGGTGATCTGCGGGGCAGGTCCGGCCGGTCTTATGGCCGCTTACCAGCTTGGAAAATTGACGGGCGGTACAGGACAAATCCTGCTTTTGGACAAAAAGGAACCCTGGAAAGAGCCCATTTTTTGTGCAGAAGCGGTATCGACCCATCGTTTGAACGATTTGTGGCCTATTGATGAATCCTGGGTGCGTGGGAGCCTTTCTGGCATCTATTTTACGTCGCCCAAGGGCTATAAAGCTGAATTTTACAGCAAGGACTGCGGCCGTTTGCTCGACCGTTCGAAGTTCCACCATGCGATTGCCGATGCTTGTGTCGAGGCGGGCGTGGAATGCCGTTTTGATGCGCTTGTGAAAAGCATTGAAAAGGTCGAAAATGGCTGGAATTTGAATGTTCAGGTGGGTGAAGAGAAGTACTCGCTGTTGGCGGATGCTTTTGTTGATGCCAGTGGCCCCGGCTGCCGCCTGACGCGTGGCATTCCGTGCCTTGAAGGGATTGAATCGGGCGATACTGATTTGGAACCGGGCATTTTTGCTGTGGCCGAAGGCATTGAACATGAACGTGACCATATCGATTTGCTTTATGGAAGCGAATTTGAGGGCGGTTACGGTTGGATTTTCCCGCGTGATGGCAAGGAAGTGAATGTCGGTTTTGTGCTTTCGAAGGATGCAAAGCCGAATATGCCTTTGCGTGAAAAGCTCAAGCACTTTATTGCGACTCATTACCCGAATGCAAAGATAAAGGCGATTTACGGTGGCATGATTGCCTGTGGGCAGTCTAATAAGCCGCTTGCCAAGTGTGGCCTCTTTAAGGCAGGTGATGCTGCAAGTTGCGTGAATCCGTTGAGCCGTTCGGGGATTGTCGAGGCTTTGCTGAGCGGAAAAATCGTTGCAGAATCGGTTCATGAATGGCTGAATGCGACGGATGAAAACTCTCGTGCCCGTATCGAAGCATCGGTCCTTGAGCGTTGGATGGCTAAGCTTGGAAAGTCCCATTTGCAGATTGCAAGGGCAAAGCCTGGGCTTGCAAAAATCAAGGACGAACAGTTTGACAAGGCCGCCAAGCGCCTCTCGAAGCTCCCGCGCGAGAAGCAGACTCTGCTTAGAATTTTCTTTGCGGTGCTTTGGTCTTGCCCGTCGGTAATTTGGAAAATGCGTTCTTTTTTGCATTAG
- a CDS encoding EAL domain-containing protein, with amino-acid sequence MSDAGEKKIPEGIRNELEHSEVPLAVYRFVDGHIQTILVSDGLVRWQTPGCTREDLLKFLDTDMYRDVHREDIVFVATKAKEFAKNKNGHYEVVYRQKLYGKDEYRTLHAQGYHRILDDGSECAIVVYDDVTSAFDTCKDFRNEFDNSLIEFLNNDSVEPFVIVDAKTHEIYMLSASVDKVWTPVKAFDSGITFEEYFFDPNEVQLITLDEVLEKGEVLVPNSRTGGDLILKASLIKWHGKDAIFHRISERTDRYFDTLTGLPNMEYCRMRGESYVTDIRIAGGTPSVVFFDIVGMKLYNNANGYDKGNEFLLNFAAALKKVFPNNLICRLANDHFTVVADMKNIEKKLCEIRKYVKSVVSKISMDVNIGVCKIDDFETMVDACEKAKIACKVQKQSSDNFFRYYDEDLRKTLVLQNYVVNHIDEAINNGYIKVYYQPVVRTITETFCGMEALARWVDPQYGFLNPAVFIGALEESRQIHKLDSHVINIVCKEMRAELDAGKPIVPVSFNLSRLDFIGCDIFDVVERALKKYSIDREYIRVEITESIMASDSYVQSEIQRFRLVGYEVWMDDFGSGYSSLNTLKDYKFDELKIDMAFLSNFNDASRTIISSTVRMAKNLGLKTLAEGVETKEQMDFLKGIGCEKVQGYYYGKPQPLKDTMKHMESIGMAVEDHNARVVYSKLGSLDYLVDSPKGILSYKDGLFKFLFVNKQLEEQISSLGFAHIEDVEKAINDLEDPAYYTLHEAEKAAYTGPREITYAARGSYVFLSGYLIADIEGNHIYDMSLRNTHVSAFDISSPSSKITSLPTDAKTILLADTNPQNRAFLESVLRSNYNLLIAEDGEQVLNFLLEYGNRISLALVDAALPKIDGFKIIQKFHGDKHEFQMPFIVMTDNEELAKESVRLGAYQSILTPIKNKDQVKSKIDDAIKNTELLHQLALNYMEYVPGGVILLEAVSGDILYVNGRALEIFDCDNVDDFRSLAGNKFEGAVLPEDYAAVDETLETLFRSRGALPSQTTYRVRTKKGFVKRIYHVGRYFRDTPYGRILSVFVSEDDMALKNYFGRKNAFKIFMASGEATHTKSYEPGYKGYLFWNLTKNSPVIRMEGISYIPEEMNGKYTYDAHYNYLSSLMSKDSVNVQKTSNYTREKLILAYANKRAVPSLNLNYNLKNGWFSIKSTFDMMADPDTGDVILKLQNENDTDVEAYKELTDAVVLNLYDQIIYLDGNTNRLLSLSCLEGKPMYVQRSISDSIENLCKLFQMPVCSVEAFMERANRNSASGETYGRTLTLEDGHVKFVRAKPLYNGSDKYIITVSDVTHAKNELI; translated from the coding sequence ATGTCTGATGCTGGTGAAAAAAAGATTCCTGAGGGGATTCGGAATGAATTGGAGCATTCCGAAGTTCCGCTTGCTGTCTACCGATTTGTAGATGGTCATATTCAGACTATTCTTGTTTCTGATGGACTTGTTCGTTGGCAGACCCCTGGTTGTACTCGCGAAGATTTGTTGAAGTTCCTCGATACGGACATGTACAGAGATGTCCATCGTGAAGACATTGTTTTTGTAGCGACTAAGGCTAAAGAATTTGCAAAAAACAAGAATGGGCACTACGAGGTTGTTTACCGCCAAAAACTGTATGGCAAGGACGAATACCGTACATTGCATGCCCAAGGTTACCATCGTATTTTGGATGATGGCTCTGAATGTGCAATTGTTGTTTACGACGATGTGACCTCTGCTTTTGATACGTGCAAGGATTTCCGTAATGAATTTGATAACAGCTTGATTGAGTTTTTGAACAATGACAGCGTAGAGCCTTTTGTCATTGTCGATGCCAAGACTCACGAAATCTACATGCTCAGTGCGTCTGTAGATAAGGTCTGGACGCCTGTAAAAGCTTTTGATTCCGGCATTACATTTGAAGAATATTTCTTTGACCCTAATGAAGTCCAGCTCATTACTCTTGACGAGGTCCTTGAAAAAGGTGAAGTCCTTGTTCCGAATTCCCGTACGGGCGGAGATTTGATTTTAAAGGCTTCCCTGATCAAGTGGCATGGTAAGGATGCGATTTTCCATAGGATAAGTGAAAGAACGGACCGTTATTTTGATACGTTGACGGGACTTCCGAATATGGAATATTGCCGCATGCGTGGCGAAAGCTATGTGACCGATATCCGGATTGCCGGAGGAACTCCTTCTGTCGTATTCTTTGACATTGTCGGGATGAAACTCTACAATAACGCCAATGGCTATGATAAGGGCAATGAGTTTTTGCTCAATTTTGCAGCGGCGCTAAAGAAAGTATTCCCGAATAACTTGATTTGTCGTTTAGCCAATGACCATTTTACGGTCGTTGCTGACATGAAAAACATCGAGAAAAAACTTTGTGAAATCCGCAAATATGTCAAGAGTGTCGTTTCCAAGATTTCGATGGATGTGAACATCGGGGTCTGTAAGATTGATGATTTTGAAACGATGGTCGATGCCTGCGAAAAGGCTAAGATTGCATGCAAGGTTCAGAAACAGTCTAGTGATAACTTTTTCCGCTATTACGATGAAGATTTGCGCAAGACGCTTGTGCTGCAGAATTACGTGGTAAACCACATTGACGAGGCTATAAATAATGGTTACATCAAGGTTTACTACCAGCCGGTGGTCCGTACGATTACGGAAACTTTCTGCGGTATGGAAGCGCTGGCCCGTTGGGTGGACCCGCAATATGGTTTCTTGAATCCGGCGGTCTTTATTGGCGCTCTCGAAGAATCTCGCCAGATCCATAAGCTTGATAGCCACGTCATTAACATTGTCTGTAAGGAAATGCGAGCGGAACTGGATGCTGGCAAACCGATTGTCCCTGTGTCCTTTAACCTTTCGCGTCTGGACTTTATCGGCTGCGATATCTTTGATGTCGTGGAACGAGCTCTTAAAAAATACAGCATTGACCGAGAATACATCCGAGTCGAAATTACAGAAAGCATCATGGCTTCGGATTCCTATGTCCAAAGCGAAATCCAGAGATTCCGTTTGGTCGGTTACGAAGTCTGGATGGACGACTTTGGCAGTGGATACTCTTCGCTCAATACGCTTAAGGATTACAAGTTCGATGAGCTAAAAATCGACATGGCGTTCCTTTCGAACTTTAACGATGCCTCTCGCACGATTATCAGTTCCACGGTTCGCATGGCGAAAAATCTTGGGCTAAAGACTCTTGCCGAAGGTGTCGAGACCAAGGAACAGATGGATTTCTTGAAGGGCATCGGTTGCGAAAAGGTCCAGGGGTACTATTACGGAAAACCTCAGCCGTTAAAGGATACCATGAAACACATGGAATCCATTGGTATGGCTGTCGAAGACCATAATGCACGTGTGGTTTATTCCAAATTGGGAAGCTTAGACTACCTTGTGGATTCTCCTAAGGGAATTCTCTCTTATAAGGATGGCTTGTTTAAGTTCTTGTTTGTGAACAAGCAGCTCGAAGAGCAGATATCGAGCCTTGGCTTTGCCCATATTGAAGATGTTGAAAAGGCCATCAATGATCTCGAGGATCCGGCGTACTATACGCTGCACGAAGCTGAAAAGGCGGCTTATACGGGTCCGCGTGAAATAACGTATGCCGCTCGTGGTTCGTATGTCTTCTTGAGTGGATACCTGATTGCCGATATTGAAGGTAACCACATTTATGACATGTCTCTGCGCAATACGCATGTGAGCGCCTTTGATATCTCTTCACCGAGTAGTAAGATTACGTCGCTCCCGACAGATGCAAAGACAATCTTGCTTGCCGATACGAATCCGCAGAACCGCGCTTTCCTTGAAAGTGTCTTGAGATCGAATTACAACTTGCTGATTGCCGAAGATGGCGAACAGGTGCTCAATTTCTTGCTGGAGTATGGTAACCGTATTTCGTTAGCGCTGGTGGATGCCGCTCTTCCGAAAATCGATGGCTTCAAGATTATTCAGAAATTCCATGGCGACAAGCATGAATTCCAGATGCCGTTTATCGTGATGACCGATAACGAAGAATTGGCAAAGGAAAGTGTCCGCTTGGGGGCTTATCAGTCAATCCTTACGCCGATTAAGAATAAGGATCAGGTCAAGTCGAAAATTGACGATGCCATCAAGAATACGGAACTGCTCCACCAGCTTGCGCTGAACTATATGGAATACGTCCCGGGTGGAGTTATCCTTTTGGAAGCTGTCAGTGGGGATATCCTGTATGTGAATGGCCGTGCGCTAGAAATCTTCGATTGCGATAACGTTGACGATTTCCGCAGCTTGGCGGGTAATAAGTTTGAGGGGGCTGTTCTTCCAGAAGATTATGCTGCCGTTGATGAAACTCTTGAAACTCTGTTCCGGAGTAGGGGTGCTCTGCCTTCACAAACGACATACAGAGTCAGGACCAAGAAGGGATTTGTCAAACGTATTTACCATGTGGGTCGTTATTTTAGGGATACCCCGTATGGACGCATTTTGTCGGTGTTTGTCTCTGAAGACGATATGGCTTTGAAAAATTACTTTGGTCGCAAGAATGCGTTCAAGATATTTATGGCGTCGGGCGAGGCTACTCATACCAAGTCGTACGAACCGGGTTATAAGGGATACTTGTTCTGGAACCTTACGAAAAATTCTCCGGTTATCAGAATGGAAGGCATTAGCTACATTCCTGAAGAAATGAATGGCAAGTACACTTACGATGCTCATTACAACTACCTGTCGAGTCTGATGTCAAAGGATAGTGTAAATGTCCAGAAAACGTCAAACTACACTCGTGAAAAATTGATTCTTGCTTATGCAAATAAGCGGGCCGTTCCTTCGCTGAATTTGAATTATAATTTGAAGAATGGATGGTTCTCCATCAAATCGACTTTTGACATGATGGCAGACCCGGATACGGGTGACGTGATTTTGAAACTCCAGAATGAAAACGATACGGATGTCGAAGCCTACAAGGAATTGACGGATGCTGTCGTTTTGAATCTGTATGACCAAATCATTTATCTCGATGGCAATACTAATAGACTATTGAGTCTATCTTGCCTTGAAGGTAAGCCTATGTATGTCCAAAGGTCTATATCGGATTCGATAGAGAATCTCTGTAAGTTGTTCCAGATGCCTGTTTGCTCTGTGGAAGCGTTTATGGAACGGGCTAATCGAAATAGTGCTTCTGGTGAAACTTATGGCAGAACTCTGACGCTTGAAGATGGACATGTGAAGTTCGTTCGCGCAAAACCGCTGTATAATGGTTCTGACAAGTACATCATTACCGTTTCGGATGTTACGCATGCCAAAAATGAATTGATATAA
- the rlmN gene encoding 23S rRNA (adenine(2503)-C(2))-methyltransferase RlmN, with translation MEWQRNIKTLTTDELKAWLRDVDEKPYRADQIQKWLFCQQVRSYDEMVNISPALREKMAEQFTLCGLKEDQRSVSVDGTVKWLFQTEDGHHIETVMIPANGRYSVCVSTQVGCAMNCAFCRTAKMGFTRNLEAGEILEEIINVNWYLKDNGFMNEEGGVAQVTNIIFMGMGEPLNNLENVHRVCCTLHNQKLFNMGAKRMTVSTSGVVPKIKELVDRNTPCCLAVSLNSTNNEYRSSVMPVNKTWPIEKLLEAVDEYIRRTDNYVTFEFVLIQNITCTPKAAKELIRICAPRRVKVNAIVLNDGDDPTLHAPTPEEVEDFLAAVRAAEIQITIRNPRGRDILAACGQLAYKKEGKEC, from the coding sequence ATGGAATGGCAGCGCAATATAAAAACTTTGACAACCGACGAGCTCAAAGCTTGGCTTCGGGACGTTGACGAAAAGCCCTACCGCGCCGACCAGATTCAAAAATGGCTATTCTGCCAGCAGGTGCGTTCTTACGACGAGATGGTGAACATCTCCCCTGCCCTCCGCGAAAAAATGGCAGAACAGTTCACGCTTTGCGGCCTCAAGGAAGACCAGCGTTCTGTTTCTGTCGATGGGACGGTAAAGTGGCTTTTCCAGACCGAAGACGGTCACCATATTGAAACCGTGATGATCCCGGCAAACGGTCGCTATTCCGTTTGCGTCTCGACCCAGGTCGGCTGCGCCATGAACTGCGCTTTCTGCCGCACCGCAAAAATGGGCTTCACGCGTAACCTCGAAGCAGGCGAAATTCTCGAAGAAATCATCAACGTCAACTGGTACTTGAAGGACAACGGCTTCATGAACGAAGAAGGCGGAGTCGCCCAGGTGACGAACATTATCTTCATGGGCATGGGCGAACCGCTCAACAACCTCGAGAACGTCCACCGCGTCTGCTGCACGCTACACAACCAGAAACTTTTCAACATGGGCGCAAAGCGCATGACCGTGAGCACTTCGGGAGTCGTCCCGAAGATCAAGGAACTCGTGGACCGCAACACGCCCTGCTGCCTCGCCGTGAGCCTCAACAGCACGAACAACGAATACCGTTCGTCCGTGATGCCGGTGAACAAGACTTGGCCTATCGAAAAACTTTTGGAAGCGGTTGACGAATACATCCGCCGCACCGATAACTATGTGACGTTCGAGTTCGTGCTCATCCAGAACATCACCTGCACGCCCAAGGCCGCAAAAGAGCTCATCCGCATCTGCGCCCCGCGCCGCGTGAAGGTGAACGCCATCGTGCTTAACGACGGCGACGACCCGACGCTCCACGCCCCCACCCCCGAAGAGGTGGAAGATTTCCTCGCCGCCGTGCGAGCTGCTGAAATTCAAATAACGATCCGCAATCCACGCGGTAGGGACATCCTTGCTGCGTGTGGACAATTAGCGTACAAAAAGGAAGGTAAAGAATGTTAA
- the radA gene encoding DNA repair protein RadA: MVALNKSKKEIEYLCTECGNTTPKWAGKCPFCGAWSSLKEHVVERIAEGAGRTGRGLGGPVHKVVLLKDVATEDTRRLSTANSEFDRVLGGGFAPGSLVLIGGDPGIGKSTLVLTTLATMNAAGVKALYVSGEESACQVKLRSERLNVSGSDMMLLCETNLEKILEQAKEVKPQVLVIDSIQTVYKSELAGTPGCATQLRECTLDLMVFAKNSGCITILIGHVTKDGQIAGPRILEHMVDTVVYFEGDRNHQYRLLRTIKNRFGATDEIGVFEMTSHGLNPVLNPSKVFLQEGVPPTPGSAVCCTMEGSRALLFETQALVNQTNFAVPQRVAAGIDPKRLTIILALLEKFGGITIGASDVFASIAGGMKVNDASSDLALALAVASNHLGIPLSRQTIAIGELGLSGEVRGVSLLDQRLKEASRLGMTEAVVPASCKLSENVGRMKVVRVHSLSEAISWLMDKK; this comes from the coding sequence ATGGTGGCACTAAATAAGTCTAAGAAAGAAATTGAGTATCTCTGTACGGAATGTGGCAATACAACTCCCAAGTGGGCTGGCAAGTGCCCGTTTTGTGGGGCGTGGAGCTCGCTTAAGGAACATGTTGTTGAACGGATTGCTGAGGGGGCTGGGCGTACAGGGCGTGGTCTTGGCGGGCCTGTCCATAAGGTGGTGTTGCTCAAGGATGTCGCGACAGAAGATACTCGGCGCTTGAGTACTGCAAATTCAGAATTTGACCGTGTGCTCGGAGGCGGCTTTGCTCCGGGAAGCTTGGTGCTTATTGGTGGCGATCCGGGGATTGGCAAATCGACGCTTGTGCTCACGACGCTTGCGACGATGAATGCTGCGGGTGTAAAGGCTTTATACGTGAGTGGCGAAGAGAGCGCCTGTCAGGTGAAGCTCCGCAGTGAACGGTTGAACGTTTCGGGGAGTGACATGATGCTCCTTTGCGAGACGAATCTCGAAAAGATTTTGGAGCAGGCTAAAGAGGTCAAACCTCAGGTCCTTGTGATTGACTCTATCCAGACGGTTTACAAGAGTGAACTTGCTGGGACTCCCGGCTGCGCGACGCAGTTGCGTGAATGCACACTGGACTTGATGGTCTTTGCCAAAAACTCCGGCTGCATTACAATTCTGATCGGGCACGTGACGAAGGATGGGCAGATTGCCGGACCTAGAATTTTGGAACACATGGTGGATACAGTCGTTTACTTTGAAGGCGACCGGAATCACCAGTACAGGCTCTTGCGCACTATCAAGAACCGCTTTGGGGCGACCGATGAAATTGGCGTTTTTGAAATGACGAGCCATGGATTGAATCCGGTGCTGAACCCGAGCAAGGTCTTTTTGCAGGAGGGTGTTCCGCCGACACCGGGGAGTGCCGTCTGCTGTACGATGGAGGGCTCGCGGGCGCTCCTGTTCGAAACGCAGGCTTTGGTGAACCAGACGAATTTTGCGGTGCCGCAGCGTGTGGCGGCAGGGATTGACCCGAAGCGCCTTACGATCATCCTTGCGCTTTTGGAAAAGTTCGGTGGTATAACGATTGGAGCCTCGGACGTGTTTGCAAGCATTGCCGGTGGCATGAAGGTGAATGATGCGTCGTCGGACTTGGCTTTGGCGCTTGCTGTGGCAAGCAATCACTTGGGAATCCCGCTTTCGCGACAGACGATTGCGATTGGGGAGCTTGGACTGTCGGGCGAGGTGCGTGGCGTAAGTCTTTTAGACCAGAGGCTCAAGGAAGCAAGCCGCCTAGGGATGACGGAGGCTGTTGTGCCGGCGAGTTGCAAGCTTTCGGAGAATGTCGGGCGGATGAAGGTCGTACGTGTGCATTCTCTGTCTGAAGCGATAAGCTGGCTTATGGACAAGAAGTAA
- a CDS encoding pentapeptide repeat-containing protein, producing MNMKNVYKFGLCLLGALALNVSAQDFRGKDLNTSFRDKRIDNYQFQKARAIKGVTDFQRSAGESPNFEEANLPEVSFRNAVISGANFEKANLKGATISGADIRSANFEGANLEGANLYRATLLDSKFPKANLKNARLDAMKVSDECDFSKADLTQASVMDMDLTRADFSKANLTNTNFSRSLMANSDLRKTTMEKTDFTACNLIAANFSSVKLNNVNFAKAGLSQADFDGAVFNNVNLQEADLSLTTFNDVDLSRTQLQKAKFAQSKVKNMKFNNQDLNGVIFDKGDVSKSSFDKTKLNKASFFDANVSKNVFNYAELMKAVFDGAYVFKDIFDNADLTKANFANSTIERSAFNNSQLSGANFSGAKLIKVTFTNAKMEGVKIDADTKMEDVDFSGADLTGAKIEKFTAKRVTYNERTKFPNGFDPRAFGFTRPGEKRK from the coding sequence ATGAATATGAAGAACGTCTATAAATTTGGTCTCTGCCTCCTTGGTGCACTCGCGCTCAACGTGTCTGCACAGGATTTCAGAGGTAAAGACCTGAACACCTCCTTCCGTGACAAGCGTATCGACAACTACCAGTTCCAGAAGGCAAGGGCCATCAAGGGCGTTACGGACTTCCAGCGCTCTGCCGGTGAATCTCCGAACTTCGAAGAAGCAAACCTTCCCGAAGTCTCTTTCCGCAATGCTGTGATTAGCGGCGCCAACTTCGAAAAGGCAAACCTCAAGGGCGCAACGATTAGCGGTGCAGACATCCGTTCTGCAAACTTCGAAGGCGCAAACCTCGAAGGCGCAAACCTCTATCGTGCAACGCTTCTCGATAGCAAATTCCCGAAGGCCAACCTCAAGAACGCCCGTCTCGACGCAATGAAGGTCTCTGACGAATGCGACTTCAGCAAGGCAGACCTCACTCAGGCTTCCGTGATGGACATGGACCTTACCCGTGCTGACTTCAGCAAGGCAAACCTCACCAACACGAACTTCTCCCGTTCCTTGATGGCTAACAGCGACCTCCGCAAGACCACCATGGAAAAGACGGATTTCACGGCTTGCAACCTCATCGCTGCAAACTTCTCCAGCGTGAAGCTCAACAACGTGAACTTTGCCAAGGCAGGTCTTTCCCAGGCTGACTTCGACGGTGCAGTTTTCAACAACGTGAACCTCCAGGAAGCAGACCTTTCCTTGACCACCTTCAATGACGTGGACCTTTCCAGAACACAGCTCCAGAAGGCCAAGTTCGCTCAGTCCAAGGTCAAGAACATGAAGTTCAACAACCAGGACTTGAACGGTGTCATTTTCGACAAGGGCGACGTTTCCAAGAGCTCCTTCGACAAGACCAAACTCAACAAGGCTTCTTTCTTTGACGCCAACGTCAGCAAGAACGTGTTCAACTACGCCGAACTCATGAAGGCTGTTTTCGACGGTGCCTACGTATTCAAGGACATCTTCGATAACGCCGACCTCACCAAGGCAAACTTTGCAAACTCCACCATCGAACGCTCTGCATTCAACAATTCTCAGCTTTCCGGTGCAAACTTCTCTGGTGCTAAGCTCATCAAGGTCACCTTCACCAACGCAAAGATGGAAGGTGTCAAGATTGACGCAGACACCAAGATGGAAGACGTGGACTTCTCCGGTGCAGACCTTACCGGCGCAAAGATTGAAAAGTTCACTGCCAAGCGCGTGACCTACAACGAAAGAACCAAGTTCCCCAACGGTTTCGACCCGCGCGCATTCGGTTTCACCAGACCGGGCGAAAAGCGCAAGTAA
- a CDS encoding SufE family protein — translation MIMSESIVDRQEKIRAKFASFTDPDDKWKFLLDLAREHKGMDASLKAEKFIIQGCASTMYLVPKFDGAKIHFEMDVEGGTTNPLISRGLGALALQIFNDMAPADILSVDPTFFQQIGLNVGLSPTRSNGFASLLKQIYLYARVFDAISKK, via the coding sequence ATGATTATGTCAGAAAGTATTGTTGATCGTCAAGAAAAGATTAGAGCAAAATTTGCTTCGTTCACAGATCCGGATGACAAGTGGAAATTCCTCTTGGATTTGGCTCGTGAGCACAAGGGAATGGATGCATCCCTCAAGGCGGAAAAGTTCATTATTCAGGGCTGCGCCTCGACTATGTATCTTGTGCCGAAGTTTGATGGCGCAAAAATCCATTTTGAGATGGATGTGGAAGGCGGTACGACGAATCCGCTGATTAGCCGCGGCCTCGGTGCGCTTGCCTTACAGATATTCAACGACATGGCTCCTGCCGATATCCTTTCGGTGGATCCGACGTTTTTCCAGCAGATTGGACTTAATGTCGGGCTTTCGCCGACGCGCTCGAACGGTTTTGCAAGCCTTTTGAAACAGATTTATTTATATGCACGCGTCTTTGACGCAATTTCAAAAAAATAG
- a CDS encoding SDR family oxidoreductase, with product MIDVKGKWCLVTGGCRGVGRLIAIEMAKLGANLILQGRDKSHAEKVFAELAPYGVQVKAVGCNLENEDEIDAALAEIDSFGVQVDLVFNNAGLMSHYFADYTTNTMDDFRQAMAVNFFAPMKIAYHFLPGMIKRGFGRMQLTTSGIANEPELAAYACAKAALTKFVKDFACKLNGTDVMMNVMDPGWLRTDLGGPNAPNAPESVVPGALVSVLLDDKKSGRWFSAQDYVGMSIVDAVENGRKVFA from the coding sequence ATGATTGATGTAAAAGGAAAATGGTGCTTGGTAACGGGCGGGTGCCGTGGTGTCGGCCGCCTCATCGCTATCGAAATGGCTAAACTCGGTGCAAATCTCATTTTGCAGGGCCGCGACAAAAGCCATGCCGAAAAGGTTTTCGCCGAACTTGCTCCGTATGGCGTGCAGGTGAAGGCTGTGGGCTGCAATCTCGAAAACGAAGATGAAATTGACGCTGCCCTTGCCGAAATCGATTCTTTTGGCGTGCAGGTGGACCTCGTGTTCAACAATGCAGGCCTTATGAGCCACTATTTCGCCGATTACACAACGAACACGATGGATGATTTTCGTCAGGCGATGGCGGTAAACTTCTTTGCACCGATGAAGATTGCCTACCACTTTTTGCCGGGCATGATTAAGCGCGGTTTTGGTCGCATGCAGCTCACTACGAGCGGTATCGCCAATGAACCTGAACTTGCCGCTTACGCCTGCGCTAAGGCAGCCCTCACGAAGTTCGTGAAGGATTTCGCCTGCAAGCTCAATGGCACTGACGTGATGATGAACGTCATGGATCCGGGGTGGCTTCGCACGGATCTCGGTGGTCCGAATGCCCCAAATGCTCCTGAAAGCGTTGTTCCGGGTGCCCTTGTAAGCGTGCTCCTCGATGACAAGAAGAGTGGCCGCTGGTTCAGTGCCCAGGATTATGTGGGCATGAGCATTGTGGATGCTGTTGAAAACGGTCGTAAAGTTTTTGCTTAA
- the tsaE gene encoding tRNA (adenosine(37)-N6)-threonylcarbamoyltransferase complex ATPase subunit type 1 TsaE, translated as MLFHSEQDTYNWALGFAKELKVGDKVALYGNLGAGKTVISRGICKGLGFEGTVCSPTYTILHEYPNNPPIFHFDLYRLEGGADLYEVGMDPDYLESGISLIEWPERLEENDAGITHVVKIQIVSETEREISVEKIAK; from the coding sequence ATGCTATTCCATTCTGAACAAGACACATACAACTGGGCGCTTGGATTTGCGAAGGAACTCAAGGTCGGCGACAAAGTCGCCCTCTATGGGAACCTCGGCGCAGGCAAGACCGTCATTAGCCGCGGCATCTGCAAAGGGCTCGGCTTCGAAGGCACAGTCTGTTCTCCGACATACACCATCCTCCACGAATACCCGAACAACCCGCCCATTTTCCACTTCGACCTGTACCGTCTCGAAGGCGGCGCCGATCTTTACGAAGTTGGCATGGATCCGGACTATCTCGAAAGCGGCATCAGCCTCATCGAATGGCCCGAGCGATTAGAAGAAAACGACGCAGGCATCACCCACGTCGTTAAAATCCAAATCGTATCCGAGACCGAACGCGAAATTTCTGTTGAGAAAATCGCGAAGTAA